A genomic stretch from Microtus pennsylvanicus isolate mMicPen1 chromosome 9, mMicPen1.hap1, whole genome shotgun sequence includes:
- the Niban2 gene encoding protein Niban 2, with protein sequence MGDVLSTHLDDARRQHIAEKTEKILREFLRFYEDQYGVSLFNSMRHEIEGTGPPQAQLLWRKVPLDERIIFSGNLFQYQEDNKKWRNRFSLVPHNYGLVLYENKVAYERQMPPRAIINSAGYKVLTSVDQYLELVGSSLPGTTSKSGSTPILKCPTQFPLILWHPYARHYYFCMMTEAEQDKWQAVLQDCVRHCNNGIPENSKVEGPAFTDAIRMYRQSKEQYGTWEMLCGNEVQILSNLVMEELGPALKADLGPRLKGKPQERQRQWIQISDAVYRLVFEQAKVHFEAVLSKLQLARPAMEAVIRTDMDQIITSKEHLASKIRAFILPKAEVCVRNHVQPYIPSILEALMVPTSQGFTEVRDVFFKDVTDMNLNVINEGGIDKLGEYMEKLSQLAYHPLKMQSCYEKMEPLRLDGLQQRFDVSSTSVFKQRAQIHMREQMDNAVYTFETLLHQELGKGPTKEELCKSIQRILERVLKKYDYDSSSVRKRFFREALLQITIPFLLKKLAPTCKSELPRFQELIFEDFARFILVENTYEEVVLQTVMKDILQAVKEAAVQRKHNLYRDSMVLHNSDPNLHLLAEGAPIDWGEQYGDSGDGSDSGGSPSPCPSEAANLTEKRRRAKQVVSVVQDEESELPFEAGSEPPSPASPDSVAELRGLLAQDLQAESPTPASPLLNGAPVQESPQPVAALEASSPPASPLRHLPPGKAVDIESPKPSDQETGEQVSSPGSRPPIHTTTEDSAGVQTEF encoded by the exons GTGCCCCTGGATGAACGCATCATCTTCTCTGGGAACCTCTTCCAGTACCAGGAAGACAATAAGAAGTGGAGAAACCGCTTCAGCCTGGTGCCCCACAACTACGGGCTGGTGCTGTACGAGAACAAAGTG GCCTATGAGCGGCAGATGCCCCCCAGAGCCATCATCAACAGCGCGGGCTACAAAGTCCTCACCTCTGTAGACCAGTATCTGGAGCTGGTTGGCAGTTCCCTACCAG GGACCACATCGAAGTCGGGATCCACCCCCATCCTTAAGTGCCCCACGCAGTTCCCGCTCATCCTGTGGCATCCCTATGCCCGTCACTATTACTTCTGCATGATGACAGAAGCTGAACAGGACAAGTGGCAGGCGGTGCTTCAGGACTGCGTCCGACACTGCAACAATG GGATCCCTGAGAACTCGAAGGTGGAGGGCCCCGCATTCACTGACGCCATCCGCATGTACcgccagtccaaggagcagtacGGCACCTGGGAGATGCTTTGTGGGAATGAGGTGCAG ATCCTAAGCAACCTGGTGATGGAGGAGCTGGGCCCAGCGCTGAAGGCAGACCTCGGCCCACGACTGAAGGGAAAGCCCCAGGAGCGGCAGCGGCAGTGGATCCAG ATCTCCGATGCCGTCTACCGCCTCGTGTTTGAGCAGGCCAAGGTGCACTTTGAGGCGGTACTGTCTAAGCTGCAGCTGGCCCGGCCAGCCATGGAGGCCGTCATCCGCACGGACATGGACCAGATCATCACCTCCAAGGAGCATCTGGCCAGCAAGATCCGGG CCTTCATCCTCCCCAAGGCGGAGGTGTGTGTGAGGAACCATGTCCAGCCCTACATCCCGTCCATCCTAGAGGCCCTGATGGTGCCCACCAGCCAGGGCTTCACCGAGGTGCGGGATGTCTTCTTCAAAGACGTCACAGACATGAACCTCAATGTCATCAATGAGGGCGGCATTGACAAGCTGGGCGAG TACATGGAGAAGCTGTCCCAGCTGGCGTACCACCCCCTGAAGATGCAGAGCTGTTATGAGAAGATGGAGCCACTACGGCTTGATGGGCTGCAGCAACGCTTTGATGTGTCTAGCACGTCTGTGTTCAAGCAGCGAGCCCAGATCCACATGCGAGAG CAAATGGACAATGCTGTGTACACCTTCGAAACCCTCCTGCACCAGGAGCTCGGGAAGGGGCCCACCAAGGAGGAGCTGTGCAAGTCCATCCAGCGAATCCTGGAGCGGGTGTTGAAG AAATACGACTACGACAGCAGTTCTGTGCGTAAGAGATTCTTCCGGGAGGCGCTGCTGCAGATCACCATCCCCTTCCTGCTCAAGAAACTGGCTCCCACCTGCAAGTCG GAACTGCCACGCTTCCAGGAACTGATCTTTGAGGACTTCGCCAGGTTCATCTTGGTGGAGAACACTTATGAAGAGGTGGTGCTGCAGACAGTCATGAAGGACATCCTACAGG CGGTGAAGGAGGCCGCAGTGCAGCGCAAACACAACCTCTATCGAGACAGCATGGTTCTGCACAACAGTGACCCCAACCTGCACCTGCTGGCCGAGGGGGCACCCATTGACTGGGGCGAGCAGTATGGTGACAGCGGCGATGGCAGTGACAGTGGTGgcagccccagcccctgcccctCTGAAGCAGCCAACCTCACAGAAAAGCGCAGGCGTGCCAAGCAGGTGGTGTCCGTGGTCCAGGACGAGGAGTCAGAGCTGCCTTTTGAGGCTGGGTCTGAACCGCCTTCACCTGCATCCCCGGACAGTGTCGCTGAGCTCCGAGGCCTGCTGGCCCAGGATCTGCAGGCTGAGAGCCCCACACCAGCCAGCCCCCTTCTCAATGGGGCCCCTGTCCAAGAGAGCCCCCAGCCTGTGGCGGCCCTAGAGGCCTCCTCACCGCCAGCCTCGCCCCTCAGGCATCTCCCACCTGGAAAGGCTGTGGACATTGAGAGCCCTAAGCCCAGTGACCAGGAGACCGGGGAGCAGGTATCCAGCCCTGGTAGCCGCCCCCCCATCCACACCACCACTGAGGACAGTGCCGGGGTGCAGACAGAGTTCTAG